TCCATGGCGAACGCCGCACCAAGCATAACCGGGACTTCGTTGTACTCCCACGGATGCAGATTCACCACGCGCCCCTCCGGGAAGAGGTCGGTCACCCCCGGCGCGAAAACGCCGAAGTGCGTCCGGGAGTCTTCCGCGGTCTCCGGCCCGGAGTGGCCTGCGACCCAGAGCACCTTGCCCACCCGAATGTCGGAGTCCTGCGAGATCTGGCTGAAGAGCCGCATGGGGCCGTACTTCAGGTAGCTGAACGAGCCGTAGGTGGAGCAGGCCGAGTAGAACCCGTTGAACTTCTCAAGCGGCGAGATGGAGAGATTGGTGCACGCCAGCCCGGTGCAGATTCCGGCGTTCGCGAACTCCGTGATCTCCTGGGGGAGCAGCGCCCCCTCGGGGTTCTCGCTTCTCTCGTACCAGCCCCAGCCTTCCTCCCCGCCGAAGCCCTTGGCGAAACCGGAGATGTTGGTGGAGTCCGCAAGATCCGCGGACATCGCCAGGAAAAGCGGCCGCCCGTAGTCCTTGCGGCCCAGCGTGTTCACGAACGCACCCCATGTCGCCAGCGCGGCCCGGTTGGGCTTCTTCTCTCCCGGTTTGGCCCACATTTCCTCCGGGTAGTTGCGATAGTCCCAGAAGCGGGCGTCCTCGAAAGGAGTCCGCTCCGGATTCACCTGCACACCGGGAACCGAATCCGGGACCATCCCCCCGATCTCCACAAGTCGGTCCGCAATATAGTCCAGAAGTTCAGGATCCTTCTCGAAGAGGCTGAGCACGCGCTGGAGATTGGCGGCGTACTGCTCCCGCTGAGCCTTGGGATCTTCCGGCGCACGCTGGTCCGTCCCCTCGAAGTCGATGCCGTACTTCTCCGTGAACTCCTTGCGAATCGTCCAGAAGGTCTCGGAGTTCATCTTGTGCGGAGCCCCGTGCGAACTGGCCCCGGTGACCATGTACCCGCGCCCCTTGATCGTCTTCATGTAGGCGCAGGAGGGAACGCTGTCCGGATTCTCCGCCTCGATGGCACCCTGAAGCGCGCGCGTCACATCCGCCCATGCCGAGCCGTCTTCCGCAGCCGACACTCTCCAGCCGGAGGAGCCGAACCAGTCCTGCGGAGTCCCGTAGACGACCGAGGAGGCCGAGCGCGGATCGATTCCGTAATCGTTCCAGTCGACGACATACACAAGATTGTCCAGACCCAGCCCCCACGCACTGTTCTTCGTTTCGTGGATGGCTCCCGCGGTCAGACCGCCTTCTCCCTCGAACGCGAAAACGCGAACTCCGCCCGCGCCCGCACGCTTGAGCGCCATGGCCTGCCCGGCAGCCGCCGGCGAACCGTGCCCTGACGGGCCCGTGTTGTACTTGAGGAAGAGCGTCTTGCCTTCCATCTCGGCGTGTCCGGCGAGCCCCCCGTTGCATCGGAAGTCCAGCAGGTCCTCCCAGCGGAGCATCCGCCGGTCCGCATCCGTCACGAGGTACTTCTCATCTCCGGTCTGGTCGTACTTCAAGCGAAGCGCATGGTTCAACACGGTCAGCACCGCATAGACCAGTGGCACCGTGTGTCCCGCCACGAGCACAACGCGGTCTCCGTAAGGCTTTTCCGGATTGCGAATGTCCCAGCGCATGAACCCGCCCAGAAGAGTGGCCACCATGGCGTGGACCTTGGACCGGCTTCCGCCCGGGTGGCCGCTCTGCCGGTAGTTCAGCATCAGGTCGATCAGGGAGTCGACCATGTCCTTGGTCTTCTCCCAGTGCGGGAAATGCCCTTCCAGTTCGGTGAAGCGCGTCTTCGGGTCTGTCGATTCCATGGTCTTCACAATCCGCTTTCCTTTGCGTGCCGGGAGGCGCGGCCCCCCTCGGTCGATGACTTTCCCGCGCCACCGGCCGGGACTTTGTCGTTCCACGGGAGTACTCCGTACCAGAATACCCGGAATCGGTCAGGAATCGAGGCCTGAACGCACAGCATTCCCCGCCCGGATGGATGCGCCACCCGGACGCGGGCGCAGTGAAGAAGGTGGGAGGCCGGATGGGGCACGCCGTCCGGAGGGCCATAGAGCCGGTCGCCCGCGACCGGATGCCCCAGATGGGCCGCATGGACACGAATCTGATGCGTCCGGCCGGATTCGGGAACCACGCGCACCAGCGTCCGAACCGGCCCTTCGGGCGGCTCCGAGTACCCCAGCGGCACGAAGTGCGTCCGCGCAGGTTGCCCGGAGGCGTCCACCATCCGCCGGGAAGTGCGCCCGCCATCCGCCCTCGCGACCCGGGCGTCCACCTGCACTTCTGCGCCGAGACGCCCTTCGAGGAGCGCCGCGTAGGTCTTCGCCACGCGTCGCTTGCGAAACTCGCGCTCCAGATGCCGCGCCGCATCCGCGGACTTCGCCAGGACCACCACCCCGGAGGTGTCCCGGTCCAGACGATGCGCCGGGCGCAGATCCGCGCCCCACCGCTCCCGAAGAATGGCGATCAGCGTGTTGGAGATATACGCCCCGCCCGCGTGCACCGGCAGATTCCCCGGCTTGTCGACCACCAGCACCTCTTCGTCCTCGTGCAGGACGGCGATGCGCCGGTCTACCTCCGGCTCTTCGTGCTCAAAGGAGTAGGTCACGCGATCCCCCTTGCGCACCACCGTCTCCGCGGCCGCCGTGACTCCGTTGACCGCCAGCGCACCCCGGGCGATGCGCACGGCCCAGACCTCCCACGGGCGGTAACGAAACCGGTGGCAGAGGAACTCGCGAAGCGTCCAGCCGGAACGGTACGGGTCTACCTCGCAGGAGCGTGTGTACTCGCGCAAGTCACTCTCCCAGGAGGTTGGTGAGAAGCCGAAGTGTGGTCACCACATCCAGCCTCCCGTGGTGCAATACGGGGACGAGCAGTTCGGCGTCTCCCGTTCTCACATACTCGTGATAGACGGCCGGGATTTCATCTCCCGGGATGTCTCCGGCACGATGAAGCCCGGTGACATGGCGTTCCAGAGTCTGGAGACGGCAATCCGGAAGTTCATCGCGATACCGACGACGCGCCGGGTGAAGAAGGTCCAGGTGGTTCATCTGTGCCGCAATGACATCCCCGACGCCGTGAAACCCCCCGCGCTCCCGAAGAAAGGGCGCGTCAAACGACTTCCCGTTGAAAGTCACCAGCACCCTGCGTTCCGCCAGCAATGCGCTCGCTGCACGAATGACCGCCCCCTCCCGGGCGTAGTCCGGGGCCAGCAACTGAAGCGTCACCGCACGCCCGTTCTCCACCAGCAACAGCCCCACCAGAAAGAGCGGATTCCCCCACAAGCCCGCCGTCTCCAGATCCAGTACGACCAGATCCTCCAGGGCACACCCCGCGGCTTCCGCGAGACCGTGGTCCATGCTCTCCGGCGGCCTCCTCGCGAAGTCCGCGAGCGCCCGACGCGCCCGGGCCTCGGCATCTTCGCCCGGCAAAAGCTCCGCCAGTTCCCGCCGAATGGCCGTCACTTCCACGCCACCCGCGGAGAGAGGTCCCGCCCCCGGGATATCCCGCAAGTCCCGCGCCGGAGCGGTCACGCCGGACATGACGCCTCAGCCCGCGCCACCAGTCCTTCGAGAATGAAGAGCGCGGCCTCCCGATCCGGAATGGGCCACGCACCGCCTGCTTCGGGATCCTGATGCTGCGCTGGCCGAAGAACCGGCAGCCCCACACACGAAGGGCACCCCCCGGAGCACGGGCACTCCCGCACAAGCTCCAGGCAGGCGCGAAGCGCGCGAGCCGGATCCCGGAACGCGTGTTCCACGAACCCGAGCCCTCCGGGATAGCGGTCGTACAGGAAGATGGTCGGCTGCCCCAGATTCCGGCTGTCCACAACGCCGCCAATGTCCGCCCGGTCGCACATGGCAAACAGGCCGATCACGCTGATCAGCAGGTTCCTCACGCCGACCAGCCCCTCCACCGGCTTCTTGCCCTTTCCCGTGACCTCCCGCCGCAAGTCCTCTCCCACGGTGATCCACGAAGAGGTGGTTTCCATATGCTGCTTTGGAAGATCCAGATTGCCGTACCCGATGGAGTCCGAGGAGAAGAACTTCACCTTCTTGAAGAAAGAGGTGAACCACGACACCGTCACATCTCCGAAGCCGAGCATCGCCCCGGCCCACTCTCCTGCTTCTCGTTCATTCCGGAGGAGTACGGTCTGCTCGATGACCGGCGTCGTGTAGTAGTCCACTTCCCGGCGCTCCACGAAGGCTGTCTTCCCGGTGAGGTCCAGTTCTCGAACGACAAAGGTCTCTCCATCGTGAAGGTAAACAGCCTCCGGGTAGAGCAGTTCCAGAGCCGAGATGGCATCCACATTCCCGATGACGCGCGCGTCTTCCGAAGCCGGACCCTCTTCCCGCACCACGGGCCGGAACGCGGAGCCGGCCTGCCCGGGCGGCGGCGCTTCCAGAATGGTGTAAGTGTCCGACGACATATGCCGAAGGCCCACATTCCGAGCCGGGAAGTCTGTGTTCGCCCAGTAACTGCGCCCGTCGAGGCGACGGGTTCTTCCCGCACCATCCAGTCCGCGCACAAGTTCTCCTGTGCGGGGGCCGAAGTGCTCTCCGTCTGAATCCGTCAGCGGAAGCTCAAACGCCGCGCATTCCAGATGCGCCGCCAGAATGTGCGGATTCTCAGGGTCGATGACCGCGCTCTCCGGCGATGACCCGAACAGATAGTCCGGGTTCCGCGCAAGATACTGATCCACCGGATCGTTGTAGGCGACGAAGACGGTGAGCGCGTCCTCCTTCCCCCGACCCGCGCGACCCGACTGTTGCCAGAGCGATGCCACCGTCGAGGGGAAGCCCACGACAATCGATGCTTCCATCGTGCCGATGTCAATGCCCAGCTCCAGCGCATTCGTCGATGACACCCCGAGGAGTTTCCCGCTGAAGAGGTCCTTCTCGATCTCCCGCCGCTCCTCGGGAAGATACCCGCCACGATATGCGCGCACCGAGTCCACCAGTTCGGGCTTTCTGCGCTGGAGTGACTCCCGGGCATACCGGTGGATCAGTTCCGCAGTCACCCGTGCCCGCGAGAAACAGATGGTCTGCACGCGGTCCGCCACCAGCGAGGAAAAGAGATGTTGCGCCTCCACATGGGAGCTGCGCCGGTCCATCTTCGCCGTGTCCAGGAAGGGCGGATTCCACACCACGAAACTCTTGCGCCCGCGCGGAGAACCGTCCTGATCCACCAGCGAAACCGGTTCTCCCACGAGTCGCCCGGCAAACTCCCCCGGGTTCGCAAGCGTGGCGGAACCCAACAGGAAGCGCGGGTCTGACCCGTGATGCCGGCACACGCGACGCAGGCGGCGGAGCACATTGGCCACATGGGATCCGAAGATCCCGCGATACGCATGAATCTCATCCACCACCACAAACCGAAGTCCGGACAGAAACCGCGTCCACTTCAGGTGATAGGGGAGTATCCCCGAATGAAGCATGTCCGGATTCGTGAGCACGAGGTTGCCCGAATCCCGGAGCTTCCGGCGACCGTGCGCGGGAGTGTCTCCGTCGTAGGTGCCGGTGCGCAGGACTTCCGCCACGCCCGGGGACAACTCCGCAACGCGCAGAAGGCCGCGTAGTTGATCCTGCGCGAGGGCTTTGGTCGGATAGAGGAAGAGCGCCGTGGAGTCTGGATCCGCAAGCAACGACTCCAGAACCGGCAGCGTGTAGCAGAGCGTCTTCCCGGAGGCCGTGGAAGTGACCACCGCCACATTTCGGCCCGCACGCGCTTCCTCCAGCGCATGAACCTGATGGCTGTAGAGCTGCTCTACCCCCAGCCCTTGAAGTGCCTTTTCCAGCGGCTCCGGGAGTGGGTGGCCCGGCCGGGCGAAGCACGCCTCTCGCGGGGGGATCTCTTCCACATGGGCGATCTGTCCGTCGTAATCCCTGGATGCTTCCAGCTTGTGAAGACAACGCGCGACATCCACCGGCACCCCCCCTTCGCCCGAGACCGGCACAGTACTAGACATCTGGCCAGCGGTCAAGTGCGCCCCCCGGCGGACCGAGTGCAGTATATTACAAGTAGGACGGCAGCCCCCCGAATACGCCGGGAGACCGCTCATGCCGCGCTTCAGACAGAGAGGACGCGCAGTGGCCGGCGCGCTGGTGACGGTAAGTGTCTCGGTCGTTCTGTCGTTTGTCGTGGCCGAGACCGCCTTTCGCGCGGTCGGAGTCGGCAAATCGCCCGAACCGAGCGCCTCCGCCGGACGGCCGGCCCCGGGAGCACCGACGAGGGCCGGATTCCTGCGGTGCCAACGCGACTCCCTGGTCGGCTGGATCTTCCCGCCTTTCGCGGAGGGCCGATTCCCCAGCGACCATCACCCGACCCCCGTTCGCTCCGATGCTCTCGGCCTGCGAAACTCCACTTCCGTCGCCGATGACGGGGGTGATGTCATTCGCGTGCTCTTTCTCGGCGATTCCTACGCATTCGGATGGGGGGTGGCGGAAGAGGAAGTGTTCGGCCGCCGCGTGGGAGAAATCCTCCGAACGCGCCATCCCGGCATCCCGATCCGAACCGTGAATGCCGGCATTCCCGGATACAGCGTCTTTCAGCAGAACGCGCTCCTGGACCGAATCCTCCAGGACGCATCCATCGGCGTGGTGGTCTCTTCGTTCAGTCTCGCGAACGATCCGGTCGATGAGTTGCGCATTCGCCGGTTCGCCCCCGACCGCCTCGACGAGTATCGCCCGACCATCCTCGATCCGAATGCGTTGCTTCCGAAACTCATCGCGCGAAGCCGGGTTCTGAGCTGGGCCGCAGGGCGAACACGACCGCTTCAGTTCCATGTCGCCAACGGGAGCGGGGACGCCATTCGCGCCGCCTGCTCGTCACGGGAGAATCTCGCCGCGCGGTGCGCCCGGGAGAACATCCCGCTTCTG
This genomic stretch from Gemmatimonadota bacterium harbors:
- a CDS encoding transketolase; the encoded protein is MESTDPKTRFTELEGHFPHWEKTKDMVDSLIDLMLNYRQSGHPGGSRSKVHAMVATLLGGFMRWDIRNPEKPYGDRVVLVAGHTVPLVYAVLTVLNHALRLKYDQTGDEKYLVTDADRRMLRWEDLLDFRCNGGLAGHAEMEGKTLFLKYNTGPSGHGSPAAAGQAMALKRAGAGGVRVFAFEGEGGLTAGAIHETKNSAWGLGLDNLVYVVDWNDYGIDPRSASSVVYGTPQDWFGSSGWRVSAAEDGSAWADVTRALQGAIEAENPDSVPSCAYMKTIKGRGYMVTGASSHGAPHKMNSETFWTIRKEFTEKYGIDFEGTDQRAPEDPKAQREQYAANLQRVLSLFEKDPELLDYIADRLVEIGGMVPDSVPGVQVNPERTPFEDARFWDYRNYPEEMWAKPGEKKPNRAALATWGAFVNTLGRKDYGRPLFLAMSADLADSTNISGFAKGFGGEEGWGWYERSENPEGALLPQEITEFANAGICTGLACTNLSISPLEKFNGFYSACSTYGSFSYLKYGPMRLFSQISQDSDIRVGKVLWVAGHSGPETAEDSRTHFGVFAPGVTDLFPEGRVVNLHPWEYNEVPVMLGAAFAMDYPIVALHLTRPPVEIPDREALGMASHLEAARGAYLIRDWEEGKPKGGTVLVQGTMSTANLLKVLPEIDRAGLNARIVAAVSPQLFARQPEEYRNSILPPEAQLDITFVTNRSRRLMYDWVKNPVAHEYAMSSDRDDRWRTGGSVDEVMAEAHLSPEDIFAGIEGFVRDRKERLARTRRMLDSLAD
- a CDS encoding RluA family pseudouridine synthase; translated protein: MREYTRSCEVDPYRSGWTLREFLCHRFRYRPWEVWAVRIARGALAVNGVTAAAETVVRKGDRVTYSFEHEEPEVDRRIAVLHEDEEVLVVDKPGNLPVHAGGAYISNTLIAILRERWGADLRPAHRLDRDTSGVVVLAKSADAARHLEREFRKRRVAKTYAALLEGRLGAEVQVDARVARADGGRTSRRMVDASGQPARTHFVPLGYSEPPEGPVRTLVRVVPESGRTHQIRVHAAHLGHPVAGDRLYGPPDGVPHPASHLLHCARVRVAHPSGRGMLCVQASIPDRFRVFWYGVLPWNDKVPAGGAGKSSTEGGRASRHAKESGL
- a CDS encoding ribonuclease H-like domain-containing protein, whose protein sequence is MSGVTAPARDLRDIPGAGPLSAGGVEVTAIRRELAELLPGEDAEARARRALADFARRPPESMDHGLAEAAGCALEDLVVLDLETAGLWGNPLFLVGLLLVENGRAVTLQLLAPDYAREGAVIRAASALLAERRVLVTFNGKSFDAPFLRERGGFHGVGDVIAAQMNHLDLLHPARRRYRDELPDCRLQTLERHVTGLHRAGDIPGDEIPAVYHEYVRTGDAELLVPVLHHGRLDVVTTLRLLTNLLGE
- a CDS encoding DEAD/DEAH box helicase, whose protein sequence is MSSTVPVSGEGGVPVDVARCLHKLEASRDYDGQIAHVEEIPPREACFARPGHPLPEPLEKALQGLGVEQLYSHQVHALEEARAGRNVAVVTSTASGKTLCYTLPVLESLLADPDSTALFLYPTKALAQDQLRGLLRVAELSPGVAEVLRTGTYDGDTPAHGRRKLRDSGNLVLTNPDMLHSGILPYHLKWTRFLSGLRFVVVDEIHAYRGIFGSHVANVLRRLRRVCRHHGSDPRFLLGSATLANPGEFAGRLVGEPVSLVDQDGSPRGRKSFVVWNPPFLDTAKMDRRSSHVEAQHLFSSLVADRVQTICFSRARVTAELIHRYARESLQRRKPELVDSVRAYRGGYLPEERREIEKDLFSGKLLGVSSTNALELGIDIGTMEASIVVGFPSTVASLWQQSGRAGRGKEDALTVFVAYNDPVDQYLARNPDYLFGSSPESAVIDPENPHILAAHLECAAFELPLTDSDGEHFGPRTGELVRGLDGAGRTRRLDGRSYWANTDFPARNVGLRHMSSDTYTILEAPPPGQAGSAFRPVVREEGPASEDARVIGNVDAISALELLYPEAVYLHDGETFVVRELDLTGKTAFVERREVDYYTTPVIEQTVLLRNEREAGEWAGAMLGFGDVTVSWFTSFFKKVKFFSSDSIGYGNLDLPKQHMETTSSWITVGEDLRREVTGKGKKPVEGLVGVRNLLISVIGLFAMCDRADIGGVVDSRNLGQPTIFLYDRYPGGLGFVEHAFRDPARALRACLELVRECPCSGGCPSCVGLPVLRPAQHQDPEAGGAWPIPDREAALFILEGLVARAEASCPA
- a CDS encoding GDSL-type esterase/lipase family protein, whose protein sequence is MPRFRQRGRAVAGALVTVSVSVVLSFVVAETAFRAVGVGKSPEPSASAGRPAPGAPTRAGFLRCQRDSLVGWIFPPFAEGRFPSDHHPTPVRSDALGLRNSTSVADDGGDVIRVLFLGDSYAFGWGVAEEEVFGRRVGEILRTRHPGIPIRTVNAGIPGYSVFQQNALLDRILQDASIGVVVSSFSLANDPVDELRIRRFAPDRLDEYRPTILDPNALLPKLIARSRVLSWAAGRTRPLQFHVANGSGDAIRAACSSRENLAARCARENIPLLLVTIPRRTEVVGNAVMHRLSALTTRHCRGRLRRLTPAEGVRVVDVTGALSRVPRPEEAYLANDRHWTALGHQTVAEAVAREIPPEWIRQGR